From one Gimesia sp. genomic stretch:
- the ccsA gene encoding cytochrome c biogenesis protein CcsA yields MLSNVTVFCFMASYLVAFCLELARFLRKKNGWLRPLIILFSLAGLVAQTAYLFNRSHETQLPPLLGSTHDWLVVFSWLLVAIYLFINLIDEELSIGLFLFPLVLALVVASYFVDHVTNPLVQPATRSWAMLHASLLVLGGVGIVLSFVLSAMYLIQHRRLKQKQNFSDGFHLPSLAKLSRLNRWALMIAAPMLTVGMGIGIGLGVYVRKGAQAISFVDPVIIVYEIVWAAMLLSVVFILRTKQPNQKHIAQLTIWTGGLLLLTVIGIQILTNIRLLNVDSWHSGSEQPRIESQETTAERAAL; encoded by the coding sequence ATGTTGTCAAATGTGACTGTTTTCTGTTTCATGGCCAGTTACCTGGTAGCCTTCTGCTTAGAGTTGGCCCGGTTTCTGCGCAAGAAGAACGGATGGCTACGACCGCTGATCATTCTGTTTTCCCTGGCGGGACTGGTGGCCCAGACAGCGTATCTGTTCAATCGCTCCCATGAAACGCAACTGCCACCCCTGTTAGGCTCGACGCACGACTGGCTGGTGGTTTTCTCCTGGCTGCTGGTGGCGATCTATCTGTTTATTAACCTGATCGATGAGGAACTCTCGATTGGACTGTTTCTGTTTCCGCTGGTTCTCGCGCTGGTTGTGGCTTCCTATTTTGTCGATCACGTGACGAATCCACTCGTGCAGCCTGCGACTCGATCCTGGGCGATGCTGCATGCTTCACTGCTGGTCCTGGGAGGTGTGGGAATTGTACTCTCGTTTGTGCTCAGCGCGATGTATCTGATTCAGCATCGACGGTTAAAGCAGAAGCAGAATTTTTCTGATGGATTTCACCTGCCCAGTCTGGCTAAGCTCTCGCGGTTGAACCGCTGGGCTTTGATGATCGCCGCTCCCATGCTGACGGTTGGCATGGGCATCGGTATTGGACTGGGTGTCTATGTTCGCAAGGGAGCTCAGGCCATTTCGTTTGTTGACCCGGTCATCATTGTCTATGAGATTGTCTGGGCGGCGATGCTGTTGAGTGTGGTCTTTATCCTGCGTACGAAACAACCCAATCAGAAACATATTGCTCAGTTGACGATCTGGACCGGTGGGCTGTTACTGCTGACCGTGATTGGCATTCAGATTCTGACCAATATCCGTCTGTTGAACGTGGATTCCTGGCATTCCGGATCGGAGCAGCCGCGGATAGAATCGCAGGAGACAACTGCAGAGAGGGCCGCTTTGTGA
- a CDS encoding sigma-54 dependent transcriptional regulator has protein sequence MEDDRPIFEDMVGYSPAMRNVYRLTRRAAATSSTVLLTGETGTGKELIARGIHELSPRATGPFIRVNCGALSESLLESELFGHIKGAFTSAVENRTGRFEAAHGGTIFLDEINSVSFTLQVKLLRVLQEHEFERVGDTRSISVDCRIVAATNRNLLDEIEAGRFREDLYYRLNVIPIDLPPLRERSEDIPELVHFFAKQFSAEEKIPLPNFSSEVLNTFRNYSWPGNVRELQNYVERLIVLSGEDGPSLDLLPGHVTGRSAPRAVSARAQDPETICRDLVSMELQRVGEDSTDVHTQVVSLVEKEVILQVLRSCQGVQTKTATRLGINRNTLHKKISEYELESEAR, from the coding sequence ATGGAAGACGATCGCCCTATTTTTGAAGATATGGTGGGGTACAGCCCTGCGATGCGTAACGTCTATCGTCTGACGCGTCGTGCAGCTGCCACATCATCGACGGTCTTACTGACTGGAGAAACCGGCACCGGTAAGGAGCTGATTGCCCGTGGAATCCATGAACTCAGTCCGCGCGCAACGGGTCCTTTTATCCGTGTGAACTGTGGTGCTCTGAGTGAAAGCCTGCTGGAAAGTGAGCTGTTTGGTCACATTAAAGGGGCATTCACCAGCGCTGTTGAGAATCGTACAGGACGTTTCGAAGCGGCCCACGGAGGAACCATCTTCCTGGACGAGATTAATTCCGTCAGTTTTACGCTGCAGGTGAAGCTGCTGCGTGTTCTGCAGGAGCATGAATTTGAACGTGTCGGTGACACGCGTTCGATTTCTGTAGACTGTCGCATTGTCGCAGCTACCAACCGAAATCTGCTGGACGAAATCGAAGCAGGGCGGTTCCGAGAAGACCTGTATTATCGATTGAACGTGATTCCCATCGATTTACCTCCGCTACGCGAACGTTCTGAGGATATCCCAGAACTGGTGCACTTTTTTGCGAAGCAGTTCTCTGCAGAAGAAAAGATTCCTCTGCCGAATTTCTCGAGCGAGGTGTTGAACACATTCAGGAACTACAGCTGGCCAGGTAACGTTCGCGAGCTGCAGAACTATGTTGAACGTCTGATTGTACTCTCTGGTGAAGATGGTCCTTCGCTGGATTTACTGCCGGGGCATGTGACCGGGCGTTCTGCTCCACGGGCTGTCTCTGCCCGCGCACAGGATCCGGAGACGATCTGTCGCGATCTGGTTTCCATGGAGTTGCAGCGGGTGGGAGAGGATTCCACCGATGTGCATACTCAGGTTGTATCGCTCGTGGAAAAAGAAGTGATTTTGCAGGTTTTAAGGTCCTGCCAGGGTGTCCAGACCAAGACAGCCACCCGGCTGGGGATCAATCGCAATACGCTGCATAAAAAAATCTCGGAGTACGAATTAGAATCTGAAGCAAGATGA
- the panD gene encoding aspartate 1-decarboxylase has translation MKRVLLKSKIHRATVTEANLAYNGSVTIDQELMEAADIVEYEQVQIYNITSGTRLTTYAIVGEPGSGVICINGAAAHLVNPQDLVIIASYAEYKEKEARGHQPKVVLVDENNTPIPASQPVATSSES, from the coding sequence ATGAAGCGCGTACTACTCAAATCAAAAATCCACCGAGCCACGGTGACCGAAGCAAATCTAGCCTACAACGGCAGTGTGACCATCGATCAGGAATTGATGGAAGCAGCCGATATTGTGGAGTACGAACAGGTACAGATCTACAACATTACTTCGGGGACCCGGTTAACCACCTATGCGATTGTAGGAGAGCCCGGTTCGGGGGTGATCTGCATCAACGGCGCTGCCGCACACCTGGTAAATCCCCAGGACCTGGTGATTATCGCCAGTTATGCGGAATACAAAGAGAAAGAAGCCCGCGGTCATCAACCCAAGGTCGTACTGGTTGATGAAAATAACACTCCGATTCCAGCCAGTCAGCCGGTAGCCACCAGCTCAGAATCGTGA